gaaatgaaagttcgatacattttgtagtaagaATAATTCCACTTCGTGAGAAATCTTTTCTCCATCTTAAGAAGAGGCCTCTAGCAAACTTGATCTTACCCTGATAAAACATCTGTTGACGACATTCTTTCTTGGTATTACACATTGccattgacctctgaccctgttTCTGACACAAAACTTTACTGACAATAGATAGTTACAGATGCCATTTTTGCTGAGTTAAGATATACATAGAGTCACATTACGATGTTATAAATATCTATAATGTTATGGacattgtgatgatgatgataagacTTTCAATGCCCACAACCTACCAAAGCATCTAATGACGAGGGAGTACAACCAGAAAAAATATTGctacttctttttcttcttttttccagATTTCTTCCCTTTCTTGCCGGACTTTTTACCCTTCTTCTTTCCGGATTTCTTGCCCTTTTTGCCGGATTTCTTGCCGGATTTGCCGCGTTTTTTGTCCCCTTCTCGTGGGTACTCGTGCCCAGGTACGTATTCTACCCTTTGGCCTTGACAgttagactgaaaaaaaaaaagacaacgtcatttattacctccatgaaatgtcatggaggttatattttaccctgcgtttgtctgtgtgtctgtgtgtctgtctgtctgtctgtgtgtaaacaagataactcatgaacggttgggtggattggtttcatacttggtgtgttggtagtgtgtgacaaaagctggaaatgattagattttgggccccctagctgctacccttggtactgcagcgcaacttccggttttgctatctcggtgttctgaacatgctatggtcacgattttgaagtattagatagctcttgtgctcaggaagtaatgatataagtttgggccccctagcatctagttttgggatagcaggggcatttttgtcaaaaacttctgaagacgataactcaagaagggaataatggattttcatgatttttggtatataggtaccttagacaatgttttataagataagatacttattatgcaaaatgggagtacatttgcataattaatgagaatattctatcatagcagtttttcaatgtatctcttgttccagacatgctatggtcttgatatttaggtg
Above is a genomic segment from Branchiostoma floridae strain S238N-H82 chromosome 16, Bfl_VNyyK, whole genome shotgun sequence containing:
- the LOC118403884 gene encoding uncharacterized protein LOC118403884 codes for the protein MCRWGCTTTDTSYMCRYCGTRYCKECLHGEFPGEMKAPDICRMCNQSNCQGQRVEYVPGHEYPREGDKKRGKSGKKSGKKGKKSGKKKGKKSGKKGKKSGKKKKKK